In one window of Lynx canadensis isolate LIC74 chromosome B3, mLynCan4.pri.v2, whole genome shotgun sequence DNA:
- the LOC115517094 gene encoding 60S ribosomal protein L31-like: MQYFQDHVPNKQLAFESFVSGSGFNGSLKKGREKGRSTINEVVTREHAIIVHKRTHEWVSRRVAPRALKEIWIVATKEMGTPDVCIDTRLHKSVWAKGERNVPYRIHMQLSKKHNEDEDSPNKLYMLVTCIPVTLFKNLQTVTVGKNELLIIK, translated from the exons ATGCAGTATTTCCAGGACCACGTTCCAAATAAACAACTTGCGTTTGAATCCTTTGTTTCTGGATCTGGTTTT AATGGCTCCCTCAAGAAGGGTCGCGAGAAGGGCCGTTCTACCATCAATGAGGTAGTGACCAGAGAACACGCCATCATCGTTCACAAGCGCACCCATGAGTGGGTTTCAAGACGTGTTGCCCCTCGGGCACTCAAAGAGATCTGGATAGTTGCTACGAAGGAAATGGGAACTCCAGATGTGTGCATTGACACCAGGCTCCACAAATCTGTCTGGgccaaaggagaaaggaatgttCCCTACCGTATCCACATGCAGTTGTCCAAAAAACACAATGAGGATGAAGATTCACCCAACAAGCTCTATATGTTGGTTACCTGTATACCTGTCACACTTTTCAAAAATCTACAGACTGTTACTGTGGGTAAGAACGAATTGCTGATTAtcaaataa